Genomic DNA from Prunus persica cultivar Lovell chromosome G1, Prunus_persica_NCBIv2, whole genome shotgun sequence:
CAAGAAAGAGAATACGTATCATAGTTTTAACCTAACTTGAATATCTTATTGGTTTCCAAATTATAACCCTTAAGGACAAGGATGATTTTGCAGGGGCGGGTAAAGTTAGGAAACTGGGCTATTCATTGTAAATTGTTCtcttttaaccttttttttatggCAAACCAAAAATCACCTGATATATGAGCAATGCTGAGTATTCAATACACAAAATTTCGGGTATATGGTGAATGCTCTTAAATAATTGAGTTACATGTCGAAATGAACTACTCATACCTGCTCTTATTTTGGAAACTGATAGTGATTTGGGTTTGAGAGGGGGTTTTTGCCTGTCTGTTTTAAAACTTTCTGCAACAAGAGGTTTGACCGATGAGTTTTCACTGGCAAGACGCATAATCGCTTGAGCCTACAATGACAATATCTATGGGAATCAATATAGCagataattttatataattattcacAATTTGGTAAGATATAACATTATAATAAATTGtttgagaaaattattttcagGAAAAAGAAGTTGAACAGTCAAATATGGCATTCACAACATAGACTTCATGGATTTCAAGCTTTGGGCACATTATTATTtgctgaaaattaaaaatttgtgTGCATGTCTTTAAACTATTCACCTTATCAGCAGGAATATTGTCATAGACATTGATAATCCCATCATAAAATATTGTAAGCTGTTCTGAAGTCCTGTTGGATTGATCATCACATCTGTGTATGTACAcacaataaaaattgaagaggACTATTTCAAAAGGGAAAACTAATGTTATAACACAAGAAATAATTAGGGTAATGATTTTGGCACTCCTAGTTTAgcttatagaaattcaatttaattccTTTTAAATACTCTCAGTGGATGTTCCAGAAGCTTAAATAGAGAGTGCCAACATCGCTACCTGAACATAATAAGCATATATAACGAcgaaaataaggaaaacataCCGCAATCCAGGAAGCAACTGTTGCTCTAGCAAAGATAGCCGGTGTCCTGGAAAATTATTACTACCAAGAAATTTAGGTGGTAAGGGGCGAGGTGATGAATGCCCCTTGATAATTTCTGATTCAAATTCAGCTTCCATGCTGGTTTTAGCCACGTTATTTTGACTTCTTGTAAGAAGATACTTTCTGAAGAACCAAACACTTTGAGACATATGATTCTCTTCATCCATTGATCTTAAGCTGATGTCTCTTTGCTGGTCATCTGGGGTTCTTGCGACTTTTTCAAAACCAGAactacttttgtttttatcttctCCATACAGTTCTTGGTCTGTTTTCATGAAGAAGTCCTTTATTATAATTGGAGTGCTACAAGCCATGATATATGTTGCTCTCTCCCAACTTATTCCCAAGAAGTGAAGAGAAGTCTTCAAACCtatgtatatacacacatgagaaagaaaaacaaaattgctgAACATCAAGCCCATATaaaggaaatgaaaattttatatatatagccaaATTCCCGTCATCTCATGACTAACACAAAACTGAAATGGTATATCAAACGGCCCTAAGATATGAAGAAAACAGTTCAAAAATGCATACCAAGAACATGCATATATGTTAAAAGAGAGCAGATGTGTACCTGAAGTGGTTAGGGCTGGTTTATGAGTATGTGCATATAAAGCAAGCTCAGTTGatggagatatatatatatatatgtatgtatacagagagagagagagagagagagagagagagagagagagagagagagagagagagagagagagaggcgtcTAACAATTGGGGGTTGATTGTGAATAACGCCTTGGTAGACTTTGTTAGTAATTTACAAATCAAGCAGGCTAGGCTTTCGATGTACACGAAATCAAATTTAACCCCCACACGTTTGGACACAAGTACTGGATATCCAAAATTTGAAGTTGCTGGCAAAAATGAGTGCATGCTTTTTCCATGCAACTCAGAAAGCTGCTGCCGACACAAAAGTTACCTATTTCATGTTCTTACATATTTATCTATATTTACCTATATGCTTCTTCTCTCCAAGAAAATTTACTGAAATTTTCCTATATCTAATGATGCCAATATGCAACGGAATTAGCTTCAcccaaaacatataaaaagtgGATTGTAACTAAAGTTATAAAAAGCATTTACTCTCTTGTTCGCTTGATATGTCTTGTGTTCGATTCTTCCATTCGCTTGATATCTTGTGTTTGATTCTCTCATTTGCTCCATATCGTGTTTGATTCTATTTCCTGTAATAGTGTTTTTATCAAGGAAAATACATGATACTAATATAGCtctattttatgaaaacagtgAGAAAATACATTTTCAAATTACATAAATTCATCTTATCTTAACG
This window encodes:
- the LOC109950039 gene encoding protein TIFY 4B-like, with amino-acid sequence MACSTPIIIKDFFMKTDQELYGEDKNKSSSGFEKVARTPDDQQRDISLRSMDEENHMSQSVWFFRKYLLTRSQNNVAKTSMEAEFESEIIKGHSSPRPLPPKFLGSNNFPGHRLSLLEQQLLPGLRCDDQSNRTSEQLTIFYDGIINVYDNIPADKAQAIMRLASENSSVKPLVAESFKTDRQKPPLKPKSLSVSKIRAGLPMARRYSLQCFLEKRRDRNINNSPYALHSKKQEDNYEATVNNESNESDKLSLLPFPSRLGYFYPRLVNQGSC